One genomic region from Astyanax mexicanus isolate ESR-SI-001 unplaced genomic scaffold, AstMex3_surface scaffold_38, whole genome shotgun sequence encodes:
- the LOC111189387 gene encoding interferon-induced very large GTPase 1-like: protein MEVGIQANRGFEAVAGLSDLFAQSTLTGALKLSSPSSLGMRLETNSRSPLLFVLPDTYDSDILPSRATLQNGGSKKIDDLFERLGLDVTSKNKLTKGCFLEISSSSIQNKESKTEKDLVHTFMQRLLTLDYTAKHLSVKTEGPIPKSQHTAGTGSLFAKKHAGNKENKQVKVHPMDVQMVVFFCADPFLQQIMVTKLSQCQYAVPLLVPNPFSGDIEFPLWTMRQISKSWKTTDKSGKVISKTLPMYKAETPMVAFFRIGSISSSKSQLMNRLINEKHDTFFHRYCPGSSRERLLMDGVVEIAWYLPSGKSTDHFSDCVAFCNLHGDSSINETQRKILTGMSSVNVVLLPELDEKDNNMVYVKELFEGSKPLIVVLTDEEDDDEDAVCEIGERKYRVSLKGRNQSDVSVALREVIKNCLSKQPVTFCLEKIAEHSEMKVDENNEKCQRGKEAAQEMMRFLEREDPSTIKEIYLPCQGKLWHDWSQKNKDLRRLKSETAEIEKSEKENKLREIRRKQKSHGLSELMGLFVGSLRSVSDNEKMYFLKWMTIMLDDFTLDTLKDILQEYDQKWSEMLDLKKTHKESPQKLKDEQIKLEKISKKLNAATFGLEHMLREMGQIYEASVSERREDRVKDQDLSYLPELAAELMISGNPMELMDGDAAHVPLVWVSAVLDKVIRKLGDQRVFVLSVLGIQSSGKSTMLNAMFGLQFAVSAGRCTRGAFMQLVKVSEEMKEELKFDYILVVDTEGLRALELAGTDTIHHDNELATFVVGLGNMTLINIFGENPSEIQDILQIVVQAFMRMKKVRLNPSCVFVHQNVTDVAAGEKNMEGRRRLQDRLDEMTKLAAKDEVCDAECFSDIIAFDVQKDVKYFSQLWEGSPPMAPPNPRYSENVQELKRDIVSRASKTNCMKLSQFQQRVKDLWEALLNENFVFSFRNTLEISVYRKLEEEYEKWTWSLRSAMLSIEDKMLNRISSGEVEAVGKQELMRNMFETLQKVQTAFKKYFEEDSEKETLIQWKSRFETQIQHLHDDLVDEAKRKLDENIKQKNIRKDLDEQLKNHEKTMFEKSKELALKLKEVGSQNRDPKAEFDSVWGKWVTDLNKGLPEIKDINISNDVINILGGVFSEYSLVFDQKKSAAYRRIDIDSYQNYVSIKKNMIVKTLETLKFMEKSLKPEDQISIRELISKVIQQTTKKVNSFPVSVQGYSSVYIQEIVRDVKQLVLKFKPRRDSFEFKKEFFVDLSLYVCEQAEKRFVERHRKYREANDPILHFEKKKDDYFKVFMKYYQGATSAAVLGDQICVKLKETILQSVYNMTSTFICDQMRGKPPFNGNRGDLEKHILKTLAEQKGDKEEKFNNFLTYMNQPRTYFENFIRDRVRQYMAAQNSQAASVIKDHIDHKQRIIINAAEKARDKIKLMRGNVNKWLKIFSNSLVDELGDTRVHLSDEVTKDVTDYDILVDVMKKELLVVVEELKVNLCKLSDLRKEMFREKPEEILIKHFCGYCWKQCPFCGAVCTNSQENHTEKHQAEFHRSGGMKGCYFKDTTEFSINFCTTKVATEDLSFSAGIPEKYYPYREFWTAGGEYAEWSISPDFSSLAYWKWFVCEFQENLEKYHEKTFSGKGKIPPEWKTLIKSDAVASLRINKLQQFWYLQNIGHKW from the coding sequence aatggagGATCCAAGAAAATAGATGACCTCTTTGAAAGACTTGGCCTTGATGTAACCTCTAAGAACAAACTCACCAAAGGATGCTTCCTGGAAATATCCTCCTCATCAATACAGAATAAGGAGTCCAAAACTGAGAAGGATCTGGTTCACACTTTCATGCAAAGGCTTCTCACACTAGATTACACAGCAAAACATCTTTCTGTTAAAACTGAAGGACCAATACCAAAGTCTCAACACACAGCTGGAACAGGTAGCTTGTTTGCTAAGAAACATGCtggaaacaaagaaaacaaacaggtTAAAGTTCATCCAATGGATGTTCAGATGGTGGTGTTCTTCTGTGCAGATCCTTTTCTTCAGCAGATCATGGTAACTAAGCTCTCTCAGTGTCAGTATGCAGTTCCTCTGCTGGTTCCAAATCCTTTCTCTGGAGATATTGAATTCCCTCTGTGGACGATGCGCCAGATCAGTAAGAGCTGGAAGACCACGGATAAATCAGGAAAGGTCATCAGTAAGACCCTGCCCATGTACAAAGCTGAAACTCCAATGGTGGCGTTCTTCAGGATTGGTTCCATTTCTTCATCCAAGTCTCAGCTGATGAACAGGCTGATCAATGAGAAGCACGACACGTTCTTCCACAGGTACTGTCCAGGCAGCAGCAGAGAGCGTCTACTGATGGACGGAGTGGTGGAGATCGCCTGGTACCTCCCATCTGGAAAAAGCACTGATCATTTCTCAGACTGTGTAGCGTTCTGTAATCTACATGGAGATTCCAGCATCAACGAGACTCAGAGAAAGATTCTTACTGGAATGTCCTCTGTGAATGTTGTACTTTTACCTGAACTTGATGAGAAGGATAATAATATGGTTTATGTGAAGGAACTCTTTGAGGGTTCAAAACCTCTCATTGTTGTTCTGACtgatgaagaggatgatgatgaagatgctgTGTGTGAGATCGGAGAGAGAAAATACAGAGTATCACTGAAGGGCAGAAACCAGTCTGATGTTTCTGTTGCTCTCAGAGAAGTTATCAAGAACTGCCTCTCAAAACAGCCTGTGACTTTCTGTCTGGAGAAGATAGCAGAACACTCAGAGATGAAGGTGGATGAGAATAATGAAAAATGTCAGAGAGGAAAGGAAGCTGCACAGGAGATGATGAGATTCCTGGAGAGAGAAGATCCATCAACAATCAAAGAAATTTATCTGCCCTGCCAGGGGAAACTGTGGCATGACTGGAGCCAAAAAAACAAAGATCTGCGACGACTCAAAAGTGAGACAGCAGAAATAGAGAAAAGCGAGAAAGAAAATAAGTTGAGGGAAATAAGAAGGAAACAGAAGAGTCATGGTTTAAGTGAACTCATGGGCTTGTTTGTAGGAAGTTTAAGGTCCGTGTCAGACAATGAGAAAATGTATTTCCTCAAGTGGATGACAATTATGCTGGATGACTTTACTTTAGACACACTTAAGGACATCCTTCAGGAGTACGACCAAAAATGGTCAGAAATGCTGGATTTGAAGAAAACACATAAAGAATCTCCACAGAAACTAAAAGATGAACAAATAAAACTTGAAAAGATCTCCAAAAAGCTTAATGCTGCCACCTTTGGTTTGGAGCACATGCTGAGAGAGATGGGTCAGATTTATGAAGCTTCAGTCTCTGAGAGAAGAGAGGATAGAGTGAAGGATCAAGATCTTTCTTACCTTCCTGAACTTGCTGCTGAACTCATGATATCTGGTAACCCAATGGAGCTGATGGACGGTGATGCTGCTCATGTTCCTCTGGTCTGGGTTTCAGCAGTTCTGGATAAGGTCATCAGGAAACTGGGAGACCAGAGAGTCTTTGTGTTGTCAGTTCTGGGAATTCAGAGCTCAGGGAAATCCACCATGCTCAACGCCATGTTCGGACTCCAGTTTGCAGTCAGTGCTGGAAGATGCACCAGAGGAGCCTTCATGCAGCTGGTGAAAGTGTCTGAAGAGATGAAGGAGGAACTGAAGTTTGACTACATTCTGGTTGTTGATACTGAAGGTCTCAGAGCTTTAGAACTGGCTGGAACAGACACCATACATCATgataatgaactggcaacatttgTTGTAGGTCTTGGAAACATGACTTTGATCAACATCTTTGGAGAAAACCCATCAGAGATACAGGACATCCTTCAGATTGTTGTTCAGGCCTTCATGAGGATGAAGAAGGTCAGACTGAATCccagctgtgtgtttgttcatcagaatgttactgatgttgcagCTGGAGAGAAAAACATGGAGGGAAGAAGAAGATTACAAGACAGACTGGATGAAATGACCAAGTTAGCTGCTAAAGATGAAGTGTGTGATGCAGAATGTTTCAGTGATATCATTGCATTTGATGTACAGAAGGATGTGAAGTACTTTTCTCAGCTCTGGGAGGGCAGCCCACCCATGGCTCCACCAAACCCACGCTACAGTGAAAATGTTCAGGAGCTGAAGAGAGACATTGTTTCTCGTGCATCAAAAACAAACTGCATGAAATTATCACAGTTTCAGCAGCGAGTGAAAGATCTCTGGGAGGCTCTGCTGAATGAAAACTTTGTCTTCAGTTTCAGGAACACACTAGAGATATCAGTGTACAGGAAACTGGAGGAGGAGTATGAGAAATGGACCTGGAGTCTCAGGAGTGCCATGTTGAGTATTGAAGACAAGATGCTGAACAGAATTTCCAGTGGAGAGGTGGAAGCAGTGGGAAAACAAGAGCTGATGAGAAATATGTTCGAGACCCTGCAGAAAgttcaaacagcttttaaaaagtattttgaaGAAGACAGTGAAAAGGAAACTCTGATTCAGTGGAAAAGCAGATTTGAGACACAAATACAACACCTTCATGATGACCTTGTAGATGAGGCCAAAAGAAAACTGGATGAGAACATTAAACAGAAAAACATTCGAAAAGATCTGGATGAGCAGCTGAAAAATCATGAGAAGACCATGTTTGAAAAGAGTAAAGAACTCGCTCTGAAACTTAAAGAAGTTGGAAGTCAAAACAGAGATCCAAAAGCAGAATTTGATTCAGTGTGGGGAAAGTGGGTCACTGATCTAAATAAAGGTCTTCCAGAAATCAAAGATATAAACATCTCAAATGATGTCATTAACATCCTGGGGGGAGTGTTTTCTGAATACAGTCTTGTATTTGATCAAAAGAAAAGTGCTGCTTACAGAAGGATTGATATTGATAGTTACCAAAACTATGTCTCTATTAAAAAGAACATGATTGTAAAAACTTTAGAAACATTGAAATTCATGGAAAAGTCTCTTAAACCAGAAGATCAGATATCAATACGAGAGCTGATTTCTAAAGTCAtccaacaaacaacaaaaaaagtgaaTTCATTTCCAGTCTCAGTGCAGGGATACAGCTCAGTCTACATCCAGGAGATTGTACGAGATGTCAAACAACTAGTGCTGAAGTTTAAACCAAGACGTGACTCCTTTGAGTTTAAGAAAGAGTTCTTTGTTGAtctctctctttatgtgtgtGAACAAGCTGAGAAACGCTTTGTAGAACGTCACAGGAAATACAGAGAAGCAAATGATCCAATTCTTCACTTTGAAAAGAAAAAGGATGATTACTTCAAAGTCTTTATGAAATACTACCAGGGAGCAACATCTGCAGCAGTGCTTGGAGACCAAATCTGTGTTAAACTGAAAGAAACAATCCTGCAGAGTGTGTACAATATGACCTCTACCTTCATCTGTGATCAGATGAGAGGAAAACCTCCATTTAATGGGAACAGAGGAGATCTGGAGAAGCACATTCTGAAGACTCTGGCAGAGCAGAAGGGAGATAAGGAGGAGAAGTTTAATAACTTCTTAACATACATGAACCAGCCCAGGACATACTTTGAAAATTTTATCAGAGACAGAGTTAGACAGTACATGGCAGCACAAAACTCTCAGGCAGCTTCTGTAATAAAAGACCACATCGACCACAAACAGAGAATTATCATTAATGCAGCAGAAAAAGCCAGAGATAAAATCAAACTCATGAGAGGAAATGTAAACAAGTGGCTGAAGATTTTCTCCAACAGTCTTGTAGATGAGTTAGGAGATACCAGAGTTCACCTGAGTGATGAGGTCACGAAGGATGTCACTGATTATGATATTCTTGTGGATGTTATGAAAAAAGAGCTCTTGGTTGTTGTTGAAGAGCTGAAAGTAAACCTCTGTAAGCTTTCAGATCTGAGAAAGGAGATGTTCAGAGAAAAGCCTGAGGAGATTCTGATCAAACATTTTTGTGGGTACTGCTGGAAGCAGTGTCCCTTCTGTGGAGCCGTCTGTACCAACAGTCAAGAAAATCACACTGAAAAACACCAGGCTGAATTTCATCGCTCAGGTGGAATGAAAGGATGCTATTTTAAAGATACCACTGAGTTTTCTATCAACTTTTGCACAACAAAAGTAGCAACAGAGGATCTGTCTTTTTCAGCAGGCATTCCAGAGAAGTACTACCCTTACAGAGAGTTCTGGACTGCAGGAGGAGAGTACGCTGAATGGAGCATCTCTCCTGATTTTTCTTCTCTGGCCTACTGGAAATGGTTTGTTTGTGAATTCCAGGAAAACCTTGAAAAATACCATGAGAAAACGTTCAGTGGAAAAGGAAAGATTCCGCCTGAATGGAAAACTCTGATAAAGTCTGATGCAGTTGCAAgtttaagaataaataaacttCAACAATTCTGGTATTTACAAAACATTGGACACAAATGGTAA